The DNA segment CGCCCAGCTAAAACAACCAGAACCTTGTACGGCTAGAGACCCATGATCGAGCGCCGAACGACGAGCGAGACGCGCTGGGCTGAGGCGCAAGGAGGCGGCGGCGGAGTAGCTGTGTGAAGAGGGCTTCGTGCGACTagaatgaggaagaagaataacgggaaaaaaaaactcttgcACGCAAATCGAAGTTCCTTAAACCCTCATTTATAACCCCACTTCCCATTCTATTTTCCTTAATTTAACTATTaactctctttttttaaaaacatatatatgCATAAATCTTTGGGGCGTCACACTCTTCCCCCCTTAATAAACTTTTGTCCTCAAAAGTTCTAATCCTGGAAGAGCTCTGGATGCAGTGCTCTCATCTCGTCCTCTCGCTCCCATGTTGCTTCCTCAAACTGATGGTTATGCCACAGAACCTTCACCAGTGGCACCTCCTTGCTGCGCAAAACTTTCACCTCTCTGGCCACAATTTGCGCAAGCTTCTCCTCATAActcaatttttcattcaacTGCAAGGGCTTAAAGTCCACCACATGAGACGGGTCCGTTAAATACTTCCTCAGCATGGAgacatgaaagacattatggACCATGAAGAGAGACGGTGGCAAGGCCAAACGGTAAGCCACAGAGCCGACTCCGAACTTTGGATCATGTTTGGAGAAGTACGATAGTTTTCTCTGTCTTATGAAGGAACCATGTCGAAGGAACTCGGCAAAATGACCATGCTTCAAGATCTCAAAGGGCCCTACAAAACGCAGACTTAACTTACCCTTCTTCCCGAATCTCAGGACACCCTTCATTGGCGCCACTTTCAGGACCACTTTGTCACCTGCCTCGAACTTCATATCTTTACGCCTGACATCCGCGTAACTTTTCTGTCTACTTTACTCTGCTAGCATTCTAGCCCTAATCTTCTGCATGGCTTCATTCGTCAACTCCACTAACTCAGTTCCCACCAGTTTCCTCTTCCCAATCTCACCCCAGTAAACATGAGACCTGTAACCTCTGTCGTAAAGAGTTTCAAACGGCGACATGCCAATGGTAGcctgatagctattattataagaaaactcTGCCAAATGCAAGTGGGAGTCCCAAGCCCCTGAGAATTCCAACGCACAAGCTCGCAACATGTCCTCCAACGTCTGATTTAAACGTCATGTTTGCCCATCAGTTTGGAGGTGAAAAGTTGTACTGAAGTTCAACCACGGCCCTAACGTTACCTGAAGGCTCTTCCAAAAACTGGAGGTGAAACGAGTGTCCCTGTCAGACACAATTGATATTGGCACACTATGTAATCTTACTATCTCCTTCATATATAGCTGAGCCCATTTACTCACCGTGTACATGGGCTTTTTTGGAATAAATGTGCCACCTTGGTGAGTCTGTCTATCACAACCTAAATCACCGAGAAACCCTTTACTGTCCTAGACAAACCCATAATAAAATCCATAGCCACGCTCTCTCATTTCCATTCTGGCACATCCAATGGTTGTAGCAAGCCTGCTATCTTTTGCCTCGGGGCCTTCACCTGCTGACAAACTAAACATCTGTTGACATAGTCAGCTATCTTCCTTTTCATATTGGGCCATCAGTAATACCGCTTCACATCTTGGTACATTTTGTTACTACCTGGGTGCATCGAGAATGGAGAGTTATGAGCTCCTACTAACAGTTCCCCTTTCAGGCCATCATCTGCTGGGACGCACAACCGTCTCTGATACAAAAGATCCTTGTCCACCGACACAGAAAATTCACTTACCTGGCCCGACCCTACCTGATAACATTTCTGAACCAGGTCGGGATCACCCTACTGTGCAACAATAATCCTCTGCCTCAAGGTTGGTTGCACTGTCAACTGAGCTAGCTGTGAAGTGACTTCCTCTACTGCCACTGCGATCTCTGCTCGCTCTAGATCCTTACACAACTGAACCTGCTTAGTGATCAAGGCGGGCAAACGAGTGACCTTTCAACTAAGGGCATCGGTTACCACATTCGCCTTACCTGGGTGGTAGAGGATCTCGCAGTCGTAATCCTTTACTAACTCAAGCCACCTGCGctgcctcatgtttaactctttatggatgaagaagtatttcagaCTTTTGTGGTCGGTGAAAACTTGGATCTTTTCCCCATACAGGTAGTGCCTCCAAATCTTCAAGGCAAACACCACCGCTACCAATTCCAAGTCGTGAGTCGGGTAGTTTCGCTCATGGTTTTTCAACTGACAGGAGGCATAGGCGACCACCCTACCATGTTGCATAAGCACACAACCCAAACCCTTCTTAAAAGCATCACTGTAGATCACAAAATTCCCGGAGTCGTCTGGTACGGTGTGAACCGGTACTGAAACCAACTTCTGCTTGATGTCTTGAAAACTGTCCTCACAAGCTTTGCTCCAAACAAAGGAAGCTCCCTTCCTAGTTAGTTGAGTCAACGGCGCGACCATGCTAGAGAAATTCTCTACAAACCTATGATAGTACCCAACCAATCCCAGGAAGCTGCACACCTCACTGACCATTGTAGGGCGAGGCCAATTGGTAATGGCCTCAATCTTAGCTGGATCGACTGAAACCCCGTCCTTCGACACCGCGTGCCCAAGGAAGGACACCTTCCGTAGCCAGAACTCACACTTAGAAAACTTTGCATACAGTTTGTTTTCCCTCAGCGTTCCTAGGACCTTCCGAAGATGTTCCTCGTGTTCTGCCTCTGTCTTGGAGTAGATCAAGATGTCATcaatgaaaataattacaaagaTGTCCAGAAAGTCCATAAACACCGagttcatcaaatccatgaataCTGCTGGAGCATTGGTCAGACCAAAAGACATTACAATGAACTCGTAATGCCCGTATCTGGATCAGAACGCAGTCTTCGAAATATCACTGTTTCTGTTCCTCAACTGATGGTAACCTAATCGTAGGTCAATCTTGAAAAATACAGTAGCACCCTGTAACTGGTCAAACAAGTCATCGATTCTAGGAAGTGGGTACTTGTTCTTGATGGTTACCTTATTCAACTCCCTGTAGTCTATGTATAAATGTAATGACCCATCTTTTTTCTTCACAAACAATACTAGTGTACCCCACGGAGAAACACTGGGTCGTATGAACCCTTTATCAAGTAGTTCCTACAATTGAACCTTCGGTTCTTTCAATTCTGCCGGAGCTATTCTGTACGGCGCTTTGGATATAGGAATAGTGTCTTGCTCCAATTCGATCGTAAAATCAATCTCCCTTGGTGAAGGAAATTCTAGAAGTTCTTCCAGAAATACATCAGGATAATCTCTCGCAATTGGTGCAGAGGTTAATGCAACCTCGGTTTCTCTTGTGTCAACTACGCTAGCCAAGATACTCCATACACCTTGGTTAATCAACCTCTTGGCCTTCACCGTTGAAATCACCTTGGTTAAAATTGGCTTCCCAAGGGGGGTTAAAAATCACTTCCTTATGAGAACAGTCTATGCTAGCATGGTTGGCAACCAACCAATCCATGTCCAGAATTACGTCGAAATCACGCATGTCTAACACTATCAGAGTCACCTCAAGGGTGCGGTTTGCTATTTCCAACTAACACGATTTTATCTTTTCACTTGCTATCATAATCTCTCCTGACGGGACACTGATAAAAGATAACCCAAGGGTTCCAAAACtaatatagcatgctttacGAGCAACAAAGAAATGAAAGAGTGAGACGAGCCAGAGTCAAACAATGCCAAGGCAtagtgctgtctcttatacacatctagatgtgtataagagacaggtctatgCTAGCATGGTTGGCAGCCAACCAATCCATGCCCAGAATTACGTCGAAATCACGCATGTCTAACACTATCAGAGTCACCTCAAGGGTGCGGTTTGCTATTTCCAACTAACACGATTTTATCTTTTCACTTGCTATCATAATCTCTCCTGACGGGACACTGATAAAAGATAACCCAAGGGTTCCAAAACtaatatagcatgctttacGAGCAACAAAGAAATGAAAGAGTGAGACGAGCCAGAGTCAAACAATGCCAAGGCATAGTGCCCCAAGATTGGGAATGTACCTGTCACCACTGTTCCCGAGTGTTCAGCTTCCCGACGACTGGTGGCATAGACCTAACCCTGCTACTGCTGTCGGTTTGAACTACCCTTGTAACAACTCGAGTTTAGgagggtacatgaatgaactaatatcacatccgaatgagaagaatcttgaggatatgaaagcatggttaagaaaggcttaaaagaattgaaagttactacctataccaacaaggtgcactttcctttttggtggctcaatcataagaactctaaAGTTAAGTGTGCTTAGCTTGGGTCAATCCTACGTTGGGTGATCTCTTGGAAATTTTTCTAGGATACATATGAGTGAAGACAAAGCATGCTAAAAGGACTCATGTTGCtttgtggggacaactttcacttctagaAGTATTCAAGGCAAGTGAGGATGGCGTAGCCAATTCGCAGGGGACGCAAGGGAGGACCcatgttggtttgtggggacaactttcacttctaaaagAATTCAAGGCAAGTGAAGATGACGTAGCCAGGTCGTAAGGGACGCAGAGGAACGTCGGGGACTTGACAGTTaattgtttgttaagtttttgtgtctctgcgagtaaactttttatcttgggagtattacAGCTTGTGCAACTAGGTtgtaaacaatattgaagtgtaagCGACGCActgaaagccagtattgacctcAAGGTAGAAGGGAAATCAGCCgtatgcgcccaacaattgccggaagttctaatggtcaaggcaacttgacccaagcagttaaGAACAATcttctgcatggaagactccttgcagtGACAACACTCCTATTTTTCCAAGGAAGTCTTATACTATATCTTtaacttgctttcttagtataggttatttttattttcattgttattttggatatatggttgTTTCCTTGGATGTGGTACGTTTGTTCTTGTAGGTgtaacaataagtctcctcggttcgtagttcaatggaagaattcctttcacccttcaacACATGGCTTTAATCGCatgaattccaacgcatgatcgcatgtgttgttccgcctaaggtcttttcttattatcttgtatgccttagccttttgaaattctttctttcccAATTacgttgttttgcgatgtttctatgatggtacgtacaATTCCCcgcattttctaactaatcaacgcaaggccttttttaattttattagcttcttaaaattttgaaagtcttaagtattattttgtgcaaacctttgctcaaacatttattaccgcattcttgtaattttgtttttagctttgcggagagaacgctgccaacctctaagtttgggggtggcagcggtctcgaGAATTGCGTTTAtaatattgcgatcatttgaaagaaaaaaaagtgaagcgagtttttgagaataataacttcattgtcaacgcaatggggaacaccatattgataagagttaagctgtgaGAGGCACTTGTTcaaagttggatgtccgcatgacacacgtgggggcaagccaaaacgaaggcaagtcaccaggatcagcgTATAAgcacaactcctctgtctggcgcaAGCTAAATCAAACGAGACaaaagttgagttgaatatggaatgcaaccgaagttggatgccgcatgacacacgtgggggtaagccaaaacgaaagggCGTAACAAGGTTCCACGCtgcatttgaataagttcagTAAATTTTTGAACTGTTTTGAACgaaacgcattctcaaaagctaaacaaaAAGTCGCGGTGAATGAATATAaggtttttgagcaaaggcttgccggatataaacttggaaaatatttttttttgaagaagcagccaaagtggaggagagcattacGGTGATGGTCAGAGGTGtgtataaattatattctgagaagctggtcatcgcaaaagagagcatgaaggtgagttagaatttcttgaggacaaatatgattttaagtttgggggtgtgatgacatgcagaaatgcatgtcatcttaggctttttacttagaattatgaaggttgttaagcaaaATATGCCACAATCatgctaggaattcacgagaaagtgagTTTGCATCGACCAaacatgatgaatctcggctaacccgttATTAATGCGTTCAatgtttctatttttgtagctaatacagGAAATAGACGCAAACGCGAAAACCAGACCGCCGTATAGAGACGAATGCGAAGAAACtttccatcgcaaaggcaaacggatcgatcaacgcatggatattgcggtaatcagccgtatgcgtccattgcatggagttgcgctcgtcaatcgattgcggtcatcgtgtagagttgtggtattaagtgaatgcggtcactgaatgattgcggctacgcgataACGCCATAtatggatcaacgcaaggttggtggaatgaacgcatcaacgcatctaccttgagaaaatcaaaagctgatgttgacatttcacctaccacgatGTTAGCtacagaggttcagaaaaggactaatgtGTTGAATGTCAGACTCAAagtagtccattaatgttgtgatgatccaagctctataaatagaagctgatGAGTAGAAATTTAACTTGTCCGGGGATTACCCCTGCAACCCAGGGTTTTCCCTGCAATCCAGataaaatgcgtgagaagacgtttgagagttcttcacctccttcatgcATTctaagtgacgaccggagcctttgaCCAGAGCTAAATTTCGGGAGAGTCAGCtctaccgcccatccatggcaccaccagcaggcttgacgcacatccgctggaagcaagtctttgcttccagccgatcatttcattttcctttcttttcttatattgtattgtatgacattttgtgattaaggaattaatacaatttgttttcaatgcatttctctgtttccttcgacttcatctccatcttctttgtttAGCATCtctactttcattgcaacacttagtgagatttcttgggtatcgcatatttagtcatgtggattagaaatatgaaacatgtagcaacccactgagaggtgtgcgttgcgtgagtaatcttatttgcttagtgtgaattGTGACAACGCCTGTTTATAGGTTAACGCATTGCTtctctatgagtaaagtcagcaacaaccaactgcccggaaGGGTAAGTAGTTGGTCGTATtgagcaatgtatgcattgttcattagggataggaacaatcttaggtcagcaaagttcatgcagttaccttgtcctatgagtgcttcattcatcatttaggcatacttgggaaagtagtctaaaacccaaatctgaCTCGGAAGAGCgaattggaacgcataggcaagaatggggaacttagggataagttctatttgctatcaATCAGCGTATGTGCCCTACAGATGAGCTATTGCATGTGTCCAGGAAGTAAGATAAGGTGGTATGCGGCTAGCACGCTCATTCCACGAGAGTTAGTGAGTGAGTTATGGAagtctaggcaggcataggcttctcggcatTATCGCAAAtccaccgcatacg comes from the Benincasa hispida cultivar B227 chromosome 5, ASM972705v1, whole genome shotgun sequence genome and includes:
- the LOC120078024 gene encoding uncharacterized protein LOC120078024; protein product: MKFEAGDKVVLKVAPMKGVLRFGKKGKLSLRFVGPFEILKHGHFAEFLRHGSFIRQRKLSYFSKHDPKFGVGSVAYRLALPPSLFMVHNVFHVSMLRKYLTDPSHVVDFKPLQLNEKLSYEEKLAQIVAREVKVLRSKEVPLVKVLWHNHQFEEATWEREDEMRALHPELFQD